The sequence ATATTTCAATAGTGCTGCTTTTGGGTCTTATAACTGATCTTATGAACACCTGGATGTTGAATGCTGGTATCCTTAAATGGTACACTTCCAGGGACTCATCCACCAGGAAGAAGAAAAGGGGGCGAAAGAAATGAACGGTGAAGAGGGCGAGAAAGGACTCAGCAGCGACTACAGGGTCATTCTGCTGGTGGGAGCATTAATATTATCTTTGATCATTTTATTTTTGCCTGCCGTATTTCCGGAATTGAATTATGGAGGGCTCAGGTATGGCCTGGACCTTGACGGGGGTTCATGGCTCCAGCTTAGACCTGAAGGAGCTTTGGTCCAGATAGATGCTGATCTGGGTCAGATCATCAGTCAGGAATATGGAGCATTATTGAACGAAACCATTACACTGACCAAAGAAACCACATCCGAAGTGTCATTTACTACCAATAAAGCTGTCACTGATAAACAAATCGAATCATTAGGGTACGGTCAGGCTACTGTATTGACCAGGGGAGGGATTACTACTGTAGTTCTACAGGTATCAAAAACCCAGGTCATTACCAGATATCTTGAAAATAAATATAAAACAGAAGTCGTGATTATTGAGGACAGGGATGGTTTGTGGTTCGAGATCAGAAAAAAGACATCTGCTGAAGAATTGGAATCAATATTGATACCTGTAAAGGGATCAATATTAGCATATAAGGACGGGGTATCACCTACCACGCTGGCAGATACAAAAATAATACTTGAAAATAAATTGAATCTTTTTGGTCTGAGCGATATCAAACCAACCATTGTGGATAATGAATTTATTCTGATCGACCTGGCTGGAATAGATATAGATACTGCCCTGGACCTGGCAGGGACCCCTGGTAAATTTGAGATACGGATCCAGACAAAAGGAAATGAAACCCAACATGCCATTTACGGAGAAGATATTCAGTCGGTAGGTTTCCATAAAACTGACCGATTTGGAATCTGGGGTGTACCCTTTACCCTGACCCTGCAGGGTGCTGAAGCATTACAACAAGTAGCTATTGAGACAAATGCTGTTAATGATCCGGACAACCACAACGTAATAATGTTGCTGGATAATAATGAGATCTATAGTGCGCCTTTATCAAAAGACCTGGCAGACAGCCTGAAATATGTACCAGCACAACAAATGATAGCATCATTCGGTACTGATAGCGGGAGCAAAGAAAGGGCAAAACAACTGGAAACCCATTTAAGGGCCGGTGCACTGCCCGTTAATGTGGAAGTTATAGGTTCCGGACAGGTACCAGCTTCTCTTGGAGCACAGTTCAAGGAACTGACAGCTATTGCAGGCTTACTTGCCATCATTATGGTGTCATTCATTATCTACCTTAGATATCGCAGAAAAGAGATCATGCTCCCCATGATCCTGACTTCCTTAAGTGAAGTTGTAATGATACTGGGTTTTGCATCAGCAGTGAAATGGCAGCTTGACCTGCCCGCCATTGCAGGCATAATTGCTGTTATAGGAACTGGTATAGACCATCTGGTGATCATTACTGATGAAGTGCTGTACGAAGGGAAACTACCCCCCACAAAGATATATCTCACCAGGATATCCCGGGCATTCAGCATTATTTTTGCAGCCGCAGCCACTACCATTATCGCAATGATATGGCTGGTCTGGATGGGATTCGGTGCAATGAGACTTTTTGCGCTGACCACAATAGTAGGTGTGCTGATCGGGGTCTTAATAGCCAGACCTGCTTATGCCAGGATAATCAAAGAAGTGCTGAAGGAAGAGCAGGACGAATAATGACTGTTAATGATATTGTTCTTATCAGATACGGTGAGATAGCTCTGAAGAGCAGCACTGTCAGGAACCGGTATGAAAAAACCCTTATGTCCAATATACGATCCATGCTTGATGCAGGGAGCATTGAGTACAGCGATATTTCCAGGGAATGGGGGCGTATTTATATTCATACGACAGACCCGGACGCTGCAAAAAGTGCTTCAAAAGTATTCGGTGTGGTATCGGTCAGTCCAGCCATCACCTGTGCACCTACCCTGGAATCTGCAGCGTCCAATGCTGCCGATGTAGGTGAGGTATTTATTAATGAAGGTGATTCATTTGGAGTTAGACCCAGACGTTCGGGCAGACATTCATTTTCAAGCCGGGATATTGGTGTGGCCTGTGGCGACGCAATATGGGAACGGATCGAGGACCGCCATCCCATGGTTGATCTTACATCTCCTGACAAAGAGATATTTGTTGAGATCAGGCAGGACCATGGATATGTATTTACTGAAATTGTCCAGGGCGTGGGCGGTCTGCCATTAGGTACACAGGGACGGATGGTTGCACTTGTATCAGGTGGTATTGATTCACCTGTGGCAGCCTGGCTTATGATGAAACGGGGCTGTGTGGTCATTCCTGTGTATGTCAACAATGACCCCTTTTCAGATGAGACTACAAGACAGAGGGCATTTGAATGCATCCGTGTGCTCCAGAATTGGGCTCCGAGTCATCCTTTTACAGTATACGAAGTCCCGAATGGTGATAGCCAGGTATCATTTTTATCTGAGTGCAATCCCCACTATACCTGTGTGCTCTGCCGCAGGATGATGTACAGGATAGCATCTGGCATAATGGAAAAAGAGCATGCTCTAGGCATAATAACAGGTGCGTCACTGGGGCAGGTTGCCAGCCAGACAGCTGAGAATATGCTGGCAGAAACCTGCGGGATACATGTACCCATCTACCATCCTCTGATCGGTCTTGATAAGACTGAGATCGTGGATATTGCCAGAAGGATCGGGACATTTGATGCGTCCACAAAACCTGCCACTTGCTGTACTGCAGTACCTGAAAAACCTGTTACAGCTGCAAAATGTAAAAATATATGCAACGAAGAAGCAGAGATAGATGTGCAGGTCCTGCTTCAAACCGCCATGTCTGGCGCTAGAATCGTTCCCTCATCAGAATATATTTGAAATTTATCATTGGCCGTTAATAGTCT is a genomic window of Methanosarcinales archaeon containing:
- a CDS encoding preprotein translocase subunit SecD is translated as MNGEEGEKGLSSDYRVILLVGALILSLIILFLPAVFPELNYGGLRYGLDLDGGSWLQLRPEGALVQIDADLGQIISQEYGALLNETITLTKETTSEVSFTTNKAVTDKQIESLGYGQATVLTRGGITTVVLQVSKTQVITRYLENKYKTEVVIIEDRDGLWFEIRKKTSAEELESILIPVKGSILAYKDGVSPTTLADTKIILENKLNLFGLSDIKPTIVDNEFILIDLAGIDIDTALDLAGTPGKFEIRIQTKGNETQHAIYGEDIQSVGFHKTDRFGIWGVPFTLTLQGAEALQQVAIETNAVNDPDNHNVIMLLDNNEIYSAPLSKDLADSLKYVPAQQMIASFGTDSGSKERAKQLETHLRAGALPVNVEVIGSGQVPASLGAQFKELTAIAGLLAIIMVSFIIYLRYRRKEIMLPMILTSLSEVVMILGFASAVKWQLDLPAIAGIIAVIGTGIDHLVIITDEVLYEGKLPPTKIYLTRISRAFSIIFAAAATTIIAMIWLVWMGFGAMRLFALTTIVGVLIGVLIARPAYARIIKEVLKEEQDE
- the thiI gene encoding tRNA 4-thiouridine(8) synthase ThiI produces the protein MTVNDIVLIRYGEIALKSSTVRNRYEKTLMSNIRSMLDAGSIEYSDISREWGRIYIHTTDPDAAKSASKVFGVVSVSPAITCAPTLESAASNAADVGEVFINEGDSFGVRPRRSGRHSFSSRDIGVACGDAIWERIEDRHPMVDLTSPDKEIFVEIRQDHGYVFTEIVQGVGGLPLGTQGRMVALVSGGIDSPVAAWLMMKRGCVVIPVYVNNDPFSDETTRQRAFECIRVLQNWAPSHPFTVYEVPNGDSQVSFLSECNPHYTCVLCRRMMYRIASGIMEKEHALGIITGASLGQVASQTAENMLAETCGIHVPIYHPLIGLDKTEIVDIARRIGTFDASTKPATCCTAVPEKPVTAAKCKNICNEEAEIDVQVLLQTAMSGARIVPSSEYI